The Pantoea sp. At-9b genome includes a window with the following:
- the hydA gene encoding dihydropyrimidinase encodes MKSYDLIVKNADIVTASERYRGDIGINNGRISVIAAELDAALAQQVIDAEGRMVTPGGVDAHCHLDQPSTDGSVGADDFISGTRSAACGGTTTVIPFAMQFKGQSLKEAIAAYHQRAEGKACIDYAFHVIITDASQAVIDEIPEVIQQGYTSFKIYMTYDALKLTDHHILNVLEAAREAGAISMIHAENDDCISWLTERLKKQGKTAPRYHALAHSPIGEREATHRAISLAELVDVPILLVHVSSRAAIEQIYWARGQGINIFSETCPQYLFLTAEDLGIDDSFHGAKCICSPPPRDTDSQNAVWNALANGTFTIFSSDHCPFNFDDPRGKKLHGDNASFDLVPNGIAGLETRLPLLMSEGVLQNRISPQRFVDLTATAPAKLYGLYPQKGSIAPGSDADLVIWDTDLDKTITHSELHTNADHTPYEGKRVQAWPAITLSRGETVWSDGEYQGRTGSGTFLPCAVPFPARG; translated from the coding sequence ATGAAATCCTATGATTTAATTGTGAAAAATGCCGACATCGTGACGGCATCTGAGCGCTATCGTGGTGATATTGGTATTAATAATGGCCGCATCAGTGTGATTGCTGCCGAGCTGGATGCGGCGCTGGCGCAGCAGGTGATCGATGCAGAGGGCCGTATGGTGACGCCGGGAGGGGTCGATGCCCATTGCCATCTCGATCAACCCTCGACCGATGGCTCGGTAGGCGCGGATGACTTTATCAGTGGCACCCGGTCGGCTGCCTGTGGTGGCACCACCACCGTCATTCCGTTTGCCATGCAATTTAAGGGGCAGAGCCTGAAGGAGGCGATCGCCGCTTACCATCAGCGCGCCGAGGGCAAAGCCTGTATCGACTACGCGTTTCACGTCATTATTACCGATGCCAGCCAGGCGGTGATTGACGAGATCCCCGAGGTGATTCAGCAGGGTTATACCTCGTTTAAGATCTACATGACTTACGATGCGTTAAAATTGACCGATCATCACATCCTCAATGTGCTGGAAGCCGCACGTGAGGCGGGTGCGATATCCATGATTCACGCCGAGAATGATGATTGCATCAGTTGGCTGACCGAACGGCTGAAAAAGCAGGGTAAAACCGCTCCGCGCTATCACGCCTTGGCACATTCACCGATTGGTGAGCGCGAAGCCACGCATCGCGCGATTTCGCTGGCAGAGTTGGTTGATGTGCCGATCTTGTTGGTACATGTCTCCAGCCGCGCCGCCATTGAACAGATTTATTGGGCGCGCGGGCAGGGGATCAATATTTTCTCCGAAACCTGTCCGCAGTATCTGTTTCTCACCGCCGAAGACTTGGGTATTGATGACAGTTTCCATGGCGCGAAATGTATTTGCAGCCCGCCGCCGCGTGATACCGATAGCCAGAATGCCGTGTGGAATGCCTTAGCCAATGGCACCTTTACCATTTTTTCCTCGGATCATTGTCCGTTTAATTTTGATGATCCGCGCGGCAAGAAACTGCACGGCGACAATGCCTCTTTCGACCTGGTGCCGAACGGCATTGCCGGGCTGGAAACGCGTTTGCCGCTGTTGATGAGTGAAGGGGTACTGCAAAATCGCATCTCGCCGCAGCGTTTTGTTGATTTGACGGCCACCGCCCCGGCAAAACTCTACGGTCTTTATCCGCAGAAAGGTAGCATTGCTCCTGGTTCCGATGCGGATCTGGTGATTTGGGATACCGATCTCGATAAAACCATTACTCACAGCGAGTTGCACACCAATGCCGATCATACCCCGTATGAGGGCAAACGGGTGCAGGCGTGGCCCGCCATCACGCTTTCGCGCGGGGAAACAGTCTGGTCTGACGGCGAGTATCAGGGCCGTACCGGCAGCGGGACGTTTCTGCCCTGTGCTGTGCCTTTCCCTGCGAGAGGATAA
- a CDS encoding GntR family transcriptional regulator, translating into MTDYQDHTLAAIMAAKPLYMKSASLSEQVYALLKELILERKIPGSSEMLESRLAEELQVSRTPMREALVRLAGENLLERRGARSYTVRTIDIKEYLDTMALREVLEVEAVGKALDKIGAATLDSLIKELQELIASETEQEHLYWRFDEKLHNTIAEASGNLVLAQVLKGLRVNVRLFRLHSPLHRQQENHAEHLDLLNAMREGDREKSLASIRKHIINLRTDVISSL; encoded by the coding sequence ATGACTGACTATCAGGATCACACTCTTGCTGCGATTATGGCTGCGAAGCCGTTGTATATGAAATCAGCCAGTCTGTCTGAACAGGTCTATGCATTGCTGAAAGAGCTAATTCTTGAGCGCAAGATCCCCGGCAGCAGTGAAATGCTGGAGTCGCGCCTGGCGGAAGAGTTACAGGTATCGCGCACGCCAATGCGCGAGGCACTGGTGCGACTGGCCGGTGAAAATCTGCTGGAAAGGCGGGGTGCCCGTTCCTACACCGTGCGCACCATCGATATCAAAGAGTACCTGGATACCATGGCACTGCGTGAGGTGTTGGAGGTGGAAGCGGTGGGTAAAGCGCTGGATAAAATCGGTGCTGCAACCCTCGATAGCCTGATTAAAGAGTTGCAGGAACTGATTGCCAGCGAAACCGAACAGGAACATCTTTATTGGCGCTTCGATGAAAAGCTGCATAACACCATCGCCGAAGCCAGCGGTAACTTGGTGTTGGCACAGGTTCTGAAGGGGCTGCGTGTTAATGTTCGTCTGTTTCGCCTGCACAGCCCACTGCACCGACAGCAGGAGAATCATGCCGAGCATCTTGATCTGCTGAATGCCATGCGTGAAGGCGACCGGGAAAAAAGCCTCGCCTCGATTCGTAAGCACATCATCAACTTACGTACTGATGTGATCTCTTCGCTGTAA
- a CDS encoding cupin domain-containing protein — MKVQKLAQPASIKSLEDWGSVAGVPGTDAIQLSGLQTVIPGKEDIDSGIFACTAGSYRRGVKQAEIMHFLEGIGSFTPDGEATLTFKPGDTFFFAANTQGTWVMDTPMRKLYVIFDATAES; from the coding sequence ATGAAAGTGCAAAAATTAGCGCAACCGGCATCGATTAAATCGTTAGAAGATTGGGGCAGCGTTGCAGGGGTACCTGGCACCGATGCTATTCAACTCTCCGGCTTGCAGACGGTGATTCCCGGCAAGGAAGATATCGACAGCGGTATCTTTGCCTGCACCGCTGGCAGTTATCGTCGTGGCGTGAAACAGGCGGAAATTATGCATTTCCTCGAAGGTATTGGCAGCTTCACGCCTGATGGCGAAGCCACCTTAACCTTTAAACCGGGTGATACTTTTTTTTTCGCCGCCAATACCCAGGGGACTTGGGTGATGGACACACCAATGCGGAAGTTGTACGTCATTTTTGATGCAACGGCAGAATCATAA
- a CDS encoding DUF1989 domain-containing protein: MSNYPAAYQSTSGSALDVDRTFYQALAEGPRELTASHLIPIRTGFAWEVPAGHLFRITTPEGPQVGDLNIWNRRDPRERMWVSRTRQLQRAHLSTYDRLWSNLPFIRPMATITADSLADYGIDSDGGRVHDLLGTRCDPYVNKLLTGEDFDFHCHSNLVRAVQPWGLTEFDVHDVMNVFQCTGLNDDDQYFMKACPAKKGDYLEFFAEIDLLCALSTCPGGDLSLPMWGDEAEDTLKVCRPLGVEIYKPQAELLANWTPSVSPDYRGNHGMQLKPVSW, from the coding sequence ATGTCGAATTATCCTGCTGCTTATCAGAGCACATCCGGCTCTGCGTTGGATGTTGATCGCACTTTCTATCAGGCGTTGGCCGAAGGGCCACGCGAGTTGACGGCATCCCACCTGATCCCCATCCGCACCGGTTTTGCCTGGGAAGTCCCGGCCGGACATCTGTTCCGTATCACCACGCCGGAAGGCCCGCAGGTAGGGGATTTGAACATCTGGAACCGCCGCGATCCGCGCGAAAGAATGTGGGTTTCCCGCACCCGTCAGCTGCAACGTGCACATCTATCGACCTATGATCGCCTGTGGTCCAATTTGCCGTTTATTCGTCCTATGGCAACCATTACCGCAGATTCGCTGGCCGATTACGGTATCGATAGCGATGGTGGGCGCGTGCACGATCTGCTGGGAACACGCTGCGATCCGTATGTGAACAAGCTGCTAACTGGCGAAGATTTTGATTTCCATTGCCATTCCAATCTGGTGCGTGCGGTGCAGCCGTGGGGGCTAACGGAGTTTGATGTTCACGATGTGATGAACGTTTTCCAATGCACCGGCCTGAATGATGATGACCAGTATTTTATGAAAGCCTGTCCGGCGAAAAAAGGTGATTACCTTGAGTTCTTCGCTGAGATTGATTTGCTGTGCGCGCTGTCAACCTGTCCGGGAGGCGATCTGTCGTTACCCATGTGGGGCGATGAAGCAGAGGACACGCTGAAGGTTTGCCGTCCGTTGGGCGTGGAAATCTATAAACCGCAGGCAGAGTTACTGGCAAACTGGACACCGTCAGTGTCACCGGATTACCGTGGCAATCATGGGATGCAATTGAAGCCGGTGAGTTGGTAA
- a CDS encoding GntR family transcriptional regulator has protein sequence MKGSAGENRTLTIEIPEHLDLSGLPAFERISILLRENIISGNLVAGQALAEIELAALCDSSRNTLREALRFLHGEGLVNYHQNRGVFVRQLDKRDVRDIFKARRHLEVLALTVNSPISDFHLARMAQHLDNAAQAAANEAWRSVGTHSLRFHQSIVQMLGCARFNDFFSVLLAQLRLLFCSGAGERDFQLPWIARDREILALLNQQQTEAACGALIDYLDYSERQLTAAFSHPISYGESY, from the coding sequence ATGAAAGGTTCCGCAGGAGAAAATCGCACCTTAACGATTGAAATTCCTGAACATCTTGATTTATCCGGCTTGCCTGCATTTGAGCGGATCTCGATTTTGCTGCGCGAAAATATTATCAGCGGCAACCTGGTCGCCGGACAAGCCTTGGCGGAGATCGAACTGGCGGCGTTATGTGATAGCTCACGTAACACGCTACGCGAAGCACTGCGTTTTTTACACGGTGAAGGGCTGGTGAATTATCACCAGAATCGCGGGGTGTTTGTGCGTCAGCTCGATAAACGCGATGTACGGGACATCTTCAAAGCGCGTCGCCACCTGGAAGTGCTGGCGCTGACGGTTAATAGCCCGATCAGCGATTTTCATCTGGCACGTATGGCGCAACATCTGGATAACGCCGCGCAAGCGGCAGCAAATGAGGCGTGGCGGAGCGTGGGTACGCATAGCCTGCGTTTTCATCAGAGCATCGTGCAGATGCTGGGCTGCGCCCGGTTTAATGATTTCTTTAGCGTGCTACTGGCGCAGTTACGTCTGCTGTTTTGCAGCGGTGCCGGGGAGCGTGATTTTCAGCTGCCGTGGATAGCGCGCGATCGCGAAATCCTCGCCTTGCTGAACCAGCAACAAACTGAAGCGGCATGTGGTGCGCTGATTGATTACCTCGATTACTCGGAGCGGCAACTGACCGCCGCCTTTAGTCATCCTATTTCTTATGGAGAATCATACTGA
- a CDS encoding amino acid ABC transporter permease/ATP-binding protein: protein MQFDWPYLISLFHYADFWRASWLVVQLSVLTWLGGIVLGLGVALAKQSRNAVLRNAATCYIWLFRSLPLLVLLIFIFNLPQIFPATSGMLSNPFAAGLLALIISETAYIAEIHRGGLLSVQRGQFEAGRALGLNTAQIRLSIIIPQALRISLPTLVNEFITIVKMTSLVSVISLSEILMVGERLYTDNFKVMETLLAVACYYVLIVTLFERLFGWLERRWDVQNRTPTPFDADQARASLPPPLTQTRKSHSASAKPILQLTGLSKAFDGKPVLRDINLSVQPGEVISIIGPSGSGKTTLIRMVNGLEKMDQGSVELLGQEFIRAGQRENALPYRAQITRLGMVFQGFNLFPHKTVLENLLLAPRLHNLDSRADLYQRSLAMLDKVGMLEHATKYPHQLSGGQQQRVAIARTLVMKPAVVLFDEPTSALDPERVSEVLQVIEKLAEEGITMLIVTHEMKFAFAISDRVVFMEQGRIEIDASPAEIRQMRDHRIFRFIDDMATA, encoded by the coding sequence ATGCAATTTGACTGGCCTTACCTGATAAGTTTATTTCACTACGCAGACTTCTGGCGGGCCAGTTGGCTGGTGGTACAACTCAGTGTGCTGACCTGGTTAGGCGGAATCGTACTGGGCCTGGGCGTAGCGCTGGCTAAACAGTCGCGTAATGCGGTGCTGCGCAACGCGGCGACCTGCTATATCTGGCTGTTTCGCAGTTTGCCGCTACTGGTGCTGCTGATTTTTATCTTTAACCTGCCACAAATTTTCCCGGCGACCAGCGGCATGCTTTCCAATCCGTTCGCCGCCGGTCTGCTGGCGCTCATCATCAGTGAAACCGCCTATATTGCCGAGATTCACCGTGGCGGCTTGCTATCGGTGCAGCGTGGACAGTTTGAAGCAGGCAGGGCGTTAGGACTCAACACTGCCCAGATTCGCTTGAGCATCATCATCCCACAGGCATTGCGCATCTCACTGCCCACGCTGGTGAATGAGTTTATCACCATCGTGAAAATGACCTCGCTGGTGTCGGTGATCTCGCTGTCGGAAATTCTGATGGTGGGCGAGCGTCTGTACACCGACAACTTCAAGGTGATGGAAACCCTGCTGGCGGTGGCCTGTTACTACGTGCTGATTGTCACCCTGTTTGAACGTCTTTTTGGCTGGCTGGAACGGCGCTGGGATGTGCAAAATCGCACGCCGACACCTTTCGATGCTGACCAGGCGCGGGCCAGTTTACCGCCGCCGTTGACGCAGACACGTAAAAGCCATAGCGCGTCCGCCAAACCCATTCTGCAATTGACTGGCCTGAGCAAAGCCTTTGATGGTAAGCCGGTGCTACGCGATATCAATCTCAGCGTCCAACCCGGTGAAGTGATCTCGATTATTGGCCCTTCCGGCTCAGGCAAAACCACGCTGATCCGCATGGTCAATGGCCTGGAGAAGATGGATCAGGGCAGCGTTGAACTCCTTGGTCAGGAATTTATCCGCGCCGGGCAACGTGAGAATGCGTTGCCTTATCGGGCACAGATCACCCGGCTGGGTATGGTCTTTCAAGGCTTTAATCTGTTCCCGCACAAAACGGTGTTAGAGAACCTGCTGTTAGCTCCGCGTCTGCACAATCTCGATAGCCGGGCGGATCTGTATCAACGCAGCCTGGCGATGCTGGATAAAGTCGGCATGCTCGAACATGCCACCAAGTATCCGCATCAGCTATCCGGCGGACAGCAACAGCGGGTCGCGATTGCCCGTACCCTGGTGATGAAACCGGCGGTGGTGTTATTTGATGAACCCACTTCCGCACTGGACCCTGAGCGTGTCAGTGAAGTGTTGCAGGTGATTGAAAAGCTGGCAGAGGAGGGGATTACCATGCTGATCGTCACCCACGAGATGAAGTTTGCTTTTGCCATTTCCGATCGTGTGGTGTTTATGGAGCAAGGGCGCATTGAAATTGATGCCTCACCGGCTGAAATTCGCCAAATGCGCGATCACCGAATTTTCCGCTTTATTGACGATATGGCCACGGCCTGA
- a CDS encoding ABC transporter substrate-binding protein, with protein MKTMLRMACLAAPVFFSVAQAATLVPGSLTIGSDLTYPPYNFLKQDKPAGFDAEFIDLIASSMKLKPVVKDTRFASLILGLKSNKFDVVASTLYVTPERAQQVDFLPYMKTGGSLLVTASASFAPQTPEDLCGKRVASIKGGAWIARLNKVSVDYCQPKGLGAISVREFPTSPEATQALLSAAVDVQYEDAAVAKATVEKTGQRLKISSHQMIYPVVVGLAVNKDNPQLLSELKASFAQKVSDGSYQALLQKYNLQMPDAEESAKALAGTL; from the coding sequence ATGAAAACGATGTTACGCATGGCCTGTCTTGCCGCACCTGTGTTTTTCAGCGTGGCCCAGGCCGCCACCCTTGTGCCAGGCAGCCTGACCATTGGCTCTGATCTGACCTATCCGCCGTACAACTTTCTCAAACAGGATAAACCTGCAGGCTTTGACGCCGAGTTTATTGACCTGATCGCCTCATCCATGAAGCTCAAGCCGGTGGTGAAGGACACCCGTTTTGCCAGCCTGATTCTGGGACTGAAAAGCAACAAATTTGACGTGGTCGCTTCCACACTTTATGTCACGCCAGAGCGCGCGCAGCAGGTGGATTTCCTGCCTTATATGAAAACCGGTGGCTCGTTGCTGGTGACCGCCAGCGCCAGCTTTGCCCCACAAACACCGGAAGACCTGTGCGGCAAGCGGGTGGCATCGATTAAAGGGGGAGCGTGGATCGCCCGCTTAAATAAGGTGTCTGTCGATTACTGCCAGCCGAAAGGATTGGGCGCGATCTCTGTACGTGAATTCCCAACCTCGCCGGAAGCCACTCAGGCGCTGTTGTCTGCGGCTGTGGATGTGCAATACGAAGATGCTGCGGTAGCCAAAGCCACCGTCGAGAAAACCGGACAACGTTTGAAAATCTCTTCGCATCAGATGATTTATCCGGTAGTGGTCGGCTTGGCGGTAAATAAAGACAATCCGCAGCTGTTAAGTGAACTGAAAGCCTCATTTGCGCAGAAGGTGAGTGACGGCAGTTACCAGGCGCTGTTGCAAAAATACAACCTGCAAATGCCGGATGCCGAAGAAAGTGCCAAAGCATTGGCAGGCACGCTGTAA
- a CDS encoding NADPH-dependent FMN reductase, whose translation MKLVTLTCSLRSGSVNAAIASTLPELAPEGVVFEALGSPGEFPHYSMDTELAGFPTAVVAMAEQIKQADGLVIITPEYNHSIPGLLKNALDWLSRVNPQPLAGKPVLIQSASPGKLGGVRAQIHLRQILGYFDARVLNKPEAMIGDVGHKVIDGVLVDEDTKRFLSRQLVAFTEFVGH comes from the coding sequence ATGAAACTTGTCACATTGACTTGCAGCCTGCGTAGCGGTTCGGTGAATGCCGCCATTGCCAGCACCTTGCCGGAACTGGCCCCTGAAGGGGTGGTATTTGAAGCGCTGGGATCGCCAGGCGAATTCCCGCATTACAGCATGGACACCGAACTGGCCGGTTTCCCGACGGCGGTGGTTGCCATGGCTGAACAGATCAAGCAGGCCGATGGTTTGGTGATCATCACGCCGGAATACAACCACTCGATACCGGGCTTGCTGAAAAACGCGCTCGACTGGCTGTCACGGGTTAATCCCCAACCACTCGCCGGGAAACCGGTGCTGATTCAGTCTGCTTCGCCGGGCAAATTAGGCGGGGTACGCGCGCAGATCCATCTGCGACAAATTCTCGGCTATTTCGATGCCAGGGTATTGAACAAACCTGAAGCCATGATCGGTGATGTGGGTCATAAGGTGATCGACGGTGTGCTGGTGGATGAAGACACCAAACGCTTTTTATCGCGCCAACTGGTGGCCTTTACCGAGTTTGTCGGACACTGA
- a CDS encoding porin OmpC has translation MNIRRLALLAPWVFIGSHASGAEIYNKDGNKLDLYGLVSGLHYFSDDKSQDGDQSYMRVGFKGQTQITDQLIGYGQWQSQFNTNQAESESDSMFTRLGFAGLKAGKYGSFDYGRNVGVLYDALSLTDMQPEFDALTYNTDQFMFRRGNSLATYRNSGFFGAVEGLDFTLQYQGKNDGGGEPGARDVLRQNGDGYGMSVAWAFGDGFKAVGAFTHSDRTSEQNSNSSGIMGRGAHAEAYSAALKYDAHGLYVATMYTQAYNASRFGSRSGSDIYGYANQSQIFEVFAQYTFDSGLVPFIAYNQARASDLGQAGNGKMYGNQDLVRFIDFGTSWLFNQNMLAYVDYKLNLIDSSDFTRAAGVSTDDVLAVGLVYQF, from the coding sequence ATGAACATCAGAAGATTGGCGCTATTGGCACCGTGGGTTTTCATTGGCAGCCACGCATCCGGGGCTGAAATTTATAATAAAGACGGCAACAAATTAGACTTATATGGCCTCGTTTCCGGCTTGCATTATTTCAGTGATGATAAAAGTCAGGATGGGGACCAGTCGTATATGCGCGTGGGCTTCAAAGGTCAGACGCAAATTACTGACCAGCTTATCGGCTACGGACAATGGCAGAGCCAGTTCAACACCAATCAGGCTGAAAGTGAAAGCGATTCGATGTTCACCCGCCTGGGATTCGCCGGGCTTAAAGCCGGTAAATATGGCTCCTTTGACTATGGGCGCAACGTCGGCGTGTTATACGACGCACTCAGCCTGACCGACATGCAGCCTGAGTTTGATGCCCTGACTTACAATACCGATCAATTTATGTTCCGCCGTGGCAATAGTTTGGCGACCTACCGTAATAGCGGTTTCTTTGGTGCCGTTGAGGGACTGGATTTTACCCTGCAATATCAGGGGAAAAATGATGGCGGCGGAGAACCCGGTGCGCGTGATGTGCTGCGTCAGAATGGCGACGGCTACGGCATGTCGGTGGCCTGGGCGTTTGGTGATGGTTTTAAAGCGGTCGGTGCTTTCACCCATTCTGACCGTACCAGCGAACAAAACAGCAATTCCAGCGGGATTATGGGGCGGGGCGCACATGCCGAGGCTTACTCGGCCGCACTGAAATATGATGCGCATGGCCTGTATGTCGCCACCATGTACACCCAGGCGTATAACGCCTCACGCTTCGGATCGCGCAGCGGTTCTGACATTTATGGCTATGCCAACCAGTCACAAATCTTCGAAGTGTTTGCGCAATACACCTTTGATTCTGGCCTGGTGCCTTTTATTGCCTATAACCAGGCACGCGCCAGCGATCTCGGCCAGGCGGGCAATGGCAAGATGTATGGCAATCAGGATCTGGTGCGGTTTATCGATTTCGGTACCTCCTGGCTGTTCAATCAAAATATGCTCGCCTATGTCGACTACAAGCTGAACCTGATTGATAGCAGCGATTTCACGCGCGCCGCGGGGGTCTCGACGGACGATGTCCTCGCTGTCGGCCTGGTCTATCAGTTTTAA
- a CDS encoding alpha/beta fold hydrolase has translation MAFVTTKDGVNIFFKDWGPKEAQPIVFHHGWPLTADDWDNQMLFFLAQGFRVIAIDRRGHGRSDQVSEGHDMDHYAADASAVAEHLDLHHAVHIGHSTGGGQVARYVAQYGQPQGRVAKAVLISAVPPLMLKTANNPDGTPLEVFDGFRAALAANRAQFYLDVASGPFYGFNRAGAEVSQGTIQNWWRQGMIGSAKAHYDGIKAFSETDQTEDLKAITVPTLVLQGDDDQVVPYKAAALLQDELLQNSTLKIYPGFPHGMHTTHADVINADLLAFIRA, from the coding sequence ATGGCATTTGTAACGACAAAAGATGGCGTGAATATTTTCTTTAAAGACTGGGGACCCAAAGAGGCGCAACCGATTGTTTTCCATCACGGTTGGCCGTTAACGGCAGATGACTGGGACAACCAGATGTTGTTCTTTCTGGCGCAAGGTTTTCGGGTCATTGCAATCGATCGTCGTGGTCACGGCCGTTCGGACCAGGTCAGTGAAGGACATGACATGGACCATTACGCGGCAGATGCATCAGCGGTAGCGGAACATCTCGATCTGCATCATGCCGTACATATTGGCCACTCGACGGGCGGTGGTCAGGTCGCCCGCTATGTTGCCCAATATGGTCAGCCGCAGGGGCGTGTTGCCAAGGCCGTGTTGATCAGTGCCGTCCCGCCGTTAATGCTGAAAACGGCCAATAATCCTGACGGCACCCCGCTGGAGGTGTTCGATGGCTTCCGCGCCGCGCTGGCGGCGAATCGCGCCCAATTCTACCTTGATGTGGCTTCCGGCCCTTTCTATGGCTTCAACCGTGCGGGTGCTGAGGTTTCCCAGGGAACGATTCAAAACTGGTGGCGTCAGGGGATGATCGGCAGTGCCAAAGCCCATTACGACGGAATCAAAGCCTTCTCTGAAACCGATCAGACCGAAGATTTAAAAGCCATCACCGTGCCGACGCTGGTATTACAGGGAGATGACGATCAGGTGGTGCCCTACAAAGCCGCCGCCTTATTACAGGATGAGTTACTGCAAAACAGTACATTAAAGATTTACCCGGGTTTCCCGCATGGCATGCACACCACCCATGCTGATGTGATCAATGCCGACCTGCTCGCCTTTATTCGTGCCTGA
- a CDS encoding response regulator transcription factor, with product MNHIVYVVDDDESVRSALSNLLSSENYDVIAFATAQAFLDHPFPAVPGCLILDINMPGADGFAVVNALNARGYAIPTIFLTGFGTIPVTVRAMKTGACEFLTKPVDPEQLLQAVAEALQMAEENLASSQEKYDITSRHLSLTPRESEVMLLAISGLLNKQIAAEMGISEITAKVHKRRVMEKMNVRSLSDLVRAAERLNILSTRRR from the coding sequence ATGAATCACATAGTGTATGTTGTTGATGATGACGAGTCGGTACGTTCTGCTTTAAGTAATCTGCTTAGCTCAGAAAATTATGACGTTATCGCTTTTGCCACCGCACAGGCATTTCTTGATCATCCCTTCCCGGCGGTGCCCGGTTGTCTGATTCTGGATATTAATATGCCCGGTGCCGATGGTTTTGCCGTGGTTAATGCCTTGAATGCCCGGGGTTATGCCATCCCGACCATTTTTCTCACCGGTTTTGGTACCATTCCGGTTACCGTCAGAGCCATGAAAACCGGTGCCTGTGAGTTTCTCACCAAGCCGGTTGATCCCGAACAGCTGCTCCAGGCCGTGGCTGAAGCCTTGCAAATGGCAGAAGAGAATCTGGCCTCCTCGCAGGAAAAGTACGACATCACCTCGCGCCACCTGTCGCTGACACCGCGTGAAAGCGAAGTGATGTTGTTGGCAATCAGCGGCCTGCTGAATAAGCAAATTGCCGCTGAGATGGGCATCAGCGAAATCACCGCCAAAGTGCATAAACGCCGGGTGATGGAGAAGATGAATGTCCGTTCGTTATCCGATCTGGTGCGTGCTGCCGAACGGTTGAACATCCTCAGCACGCGCCGTCGTTAA